A single region of the Melospiza georgiana isolate bMelGeo1 chromosome 7, bMelGeo1.pri, whole genome shotgun sequence genome encodes:
- the FASTKD1 gene encoding FAST kinase domain-containing protein 1, mitochondrial isoform X1 codes for MLCLRQVCLLTLRRYQARALCSDVLLSQINGCTHEDEVFNLVGRNKARLSEKHVGIALNMLWQLQKKKPFLSRTTDYVRNHSQFLTLCILAENKVELMEDEVIVDNLYSILRLNVEDHVSLTKVLVTEAWKRLERLSLPCLSKFALCLYKQHRHLSPIIGQVAHIVDMKLDSIQDIRILSVLMISISEVITESFRDRLLHKAEQLLEEEHEVHLNYARRILQFLQNVKLRYHPVLEKCNRIFLKSASHLDIHSISHIFGLYEQLGFGSAEFRLIAKQLLSEAIDEYYDPETFAKLFFSLGPLAGPKVRERLLITAVNMAEEFSSHQILMILKTMRKMKCRNSHLLKKMASVLHRHLDSYHVLQLVKLTQYLVVLHCQDVELFAKLKMLLLGYLKSSVIPADTAAVIRVLAMLPSFQVEEIIINKAAAVLPQCRLHHLNCIATALVKWNHHGQFHWQNSSELCAKLLQKLNDCAFQRLQKANSLNLLLEELPYVNGEWFEEVLNEETLAMCQHLIDQITWANVLPLCFFLIKSEHRCPALFDRIASVTVENIDKILTTEIYFILFLFSALNYDPPDNEEFFKSCIQYLTSNLSHLENYHLVLLGHVLAMAGYFPPVLITTIFNVSFLSKLDAQLKVLPDMVKQRVHSSLMKLNRAVCLECPEFHIPWFHEPYCQRVFHNSMSQINPQQQHIHRMLTEILGGSHYSRVSVLTPYYYEIDFECVLDVNKKPLSYMAQNIALGGVGEIPLRHDFKDEWRKALPPGAQRIALEFLDSKAFSKDYSRHLKGEPAVKKRHLEMLGYRVVQIPHFEWNSMVLSTKSEQLEYLRQQLYGIQ; via the exons ATGCTTTGTTTGAGGCAGGTTTGCTTGCTCACACTGAGGCGTTACCAAGCTCGGGCTCTGTGTAGTGATGTGCTTCTGAGCCAGATAAATGGCTGCACCCATGAAGATGAAGTGTTCAACCTTGTTGGAAGAAACAAGGCCAGACTTTCTGAAAAGCACGTGGGAATTGCATTGAACATGCTGTGGCAATTGCAAAAGAAGAAGCCCTTTCTCTCAAGGACTACTGACTATGTAAGAAATCACTCCCAGTTTCTCACCCTTTGCATTTTGGCAGAAAACAAGGTGGAACTCATGGAAGATGAGGTGATAGTGGACAATTTATATAGCATCCTGAG GCTCAATGTTGAAGACCACGTTTCTCTAACAAAAGTGCTTGTTACAGAAGCATGGAAAAGATTAGAAAG GCTTAGCTTGCCTTGTCTGTCTAAATTCGCTCTGTGCTTATACAAGCAGCACAGGCACCTCAGTCCCATAATTGGCCAAGTAGCTCATATTGTGGACATGAAACTGGATTCTATACAGGATATAAG gATCTTGTCAGTGTTGATGATCAGCATATCTGAAGTTATCACAGAGAGTTTTCGAGATCGATTACTACACAAGGCTGAACAGCTCTTAGAAGAAGAGCATGAAGTCCACTTGAACTATGCCAGAAGAATACTACAGTTTCTCCAAAATGTTAAACTGAGATATCATCCAGTGCTAGAAAAATGCAACAGGATTTTCCTTAAAAGTGCCTCCCATCTTGATATACACAGTATTAGTCATATTTTTGGACTGTATGAGCAGCTGGGTTTTGGCAGTGCTGAATTTCGCTTGATTGCTAAACAGCTGCTATCTGAAGCTATAGATGAGTATTATGATCCTGAAACATTTgcaaagttatttttttctcttgggcCTTTGGCAGGACCCAAGGTTAGAGAAAG GTTGCTGATAACTGCAGTAAACATGGCAGAGGAATTTAGCAGTCACCAAATATTGATGATACTGAAAACTATGCggaaaatgaaatgcagaaattctCATCTACTCAAAAA GATGGCTTCTGTTCTGCACAGACACTTGGACAGCTATCATGTATTACAGTTGGTAAAGTTAACCCAGTACTTGGTGGTGTTGCATTGCCAGGATGTGGAGCTGTTTGCCAAACTAAAAATGTTACTACTAGG TTATTTAAAATCTAGTGTGATACCTGCTGATACTGCAGCTGTAATTCGTGTTCTGGCCATGCTTCCTTCTTTCCAAGTGGAGGAAATTATTataaacaaagcagcagcagttttgcCTCAATGCAGACTGCATCATTTGAATTGCATTGCTACAGCTCTTGTCAAGTGGAATCATCATGGCCAGTTTCACTGGCAAAACAGCTCTGAGCTATGTGCCAAGCTTCTGCAAAAACTCAATGACTGTGCATTTCAGAGGCTTCAGAAAGCCAACAGCTTAAATCTTCTGCTGGAAGAGCTTCCATATGTGAATGGAGAGTGGTTTGAAGAAGTCCTGAATGAGGAAACTCTGGCCATGTGTCAGCACTTGATAGATCAAATAACATGGGCTAATGTTTTACCCCTGTGTTTTTTTCTCATCAAATCAGAGCACCGTTGTCCTGCATTATTTGACAGAATAGCATCTGTGACTGTTGAAAACATAGACAAG attctcACCACTGAAATCTATtttattctcttccttttctctgctttgaatTATGACCCTCCTGACAATGAAGAATTCTTTAAGAGTTGTATCCAATATCTTACTTCTAACTTGA GTCATCTTGAAAATTATCACTTGGTGCTGCTTGGTCATGTTTTGGCAATGGCTGGGTATTTTCCTCCAGTTCTGATAACGACCATATTTAATGTTTCTTTCCTAAGCAAACTGGATGCTCAACTTAAAG tCCTGCCTGATATGGTGAAGCAGAGGGTCCACTCGAGCCTCATGAAATTGAACAGAGCAGTCTGTCTGGAATGCCCAGAGTTTCACATCCCTTGGTTTCATGAGCCATACTGCCAACGTGTCTTTCATAACA GCATGAGCCAAATAAATCCACAGCAACAGCACATTCACAGAATGCTGACAGAGATCTTAGGAGGGAGCCATTACTCAAGAGTATCTGTTCTCACACCGTACTACTATGAAATAG ATTTTGAGTGTGTCCTGGATGTAAATAAAAAGCCTCTTTCCTATATGGCTCAGAATATAGCTTTGGGTGGTGTGGGGGAAATACCCTTGAGACATGACTTCAAGGATGAATGGAGAAAGGCTCTCCCACCAGGAGCTCAAAG AATTGCTTTGGAATTTCTTGATTCAAAAGCTTTTAGCAAAGATTATTCACGTCATCTGAAAGGAGAACCTGCAGTGAAAAAGCGACACCTGGAAATGCTGGGGTACCGAGTCGTTCAG ATTCCTCACTTCGAATGGAATTCCATGGTTCTGTCAACAAAAAGTGAACAGCTGGAATACCTGAGACAGCAGCTGTATGGAATACAGTGA
- the FASTKD1 gene encoding FAST kinase domain-containing protein 1, mitochondrial isoform X2 produces the protein MLNVEDHVSLTKVLVTEAWKRLERLSLPCLSKFALCLYKQHRHLSPIIGQVAHIVDMKLDSIQDIRILSVLMISISEVITESFRDRLLHKAEQLLEEEHEVHLNYARRILQFLQNVKLRYHPVLEKCNRIFLKSASHLDIHSISHIFGLYEQLGFGSAEFRLIAKQLLSEAIDEYYDPETFAKLFFSLGPLAGPKVRERLLITAVNMAEEFSSHQILMILKTMRKMKCRNSHLLKKMASVLHRHLDSYHVLQLVKLTQYLVVLHCQDVELFAKLKMLLLGYLKSSVIPADTAAVIRVLAMLPSFQVEEIIINKAAAVLPQCRLHHLNCIATALVKWNHHGQFHWQNSSELCAKLLQKLNDCAFQRLQKANSLNLLLEELPYVNGEWFEEVLNEETLAMCQHLIDQITWANVLPLCFFLIKSEHRCPALFDRIASVTVENIDKILTTEIYFILFLFSALNYDPPDNEEFFKSCIQYLTSNLSHLENYHLVLLGHVLAMAGYFPPVLITTIFNVSFLSKLDAQLKVLPDMVKQRVHSSLMKLNRAVCLECPEFHIPWFHEPYCQRVFHNSMSQINPQQQHIHRMLTEILGGSHYSRVSVLTPYYYEIDFECVLDVNKKPLSYMAQNIALGGVGEIPLRHDFKDEWRKALPPGAQRIALEFLDSKAFSKDYSRHLKGEPAVKKRHLEMLGYRVVQIPHFEWNSMVLSTKSEQLEYLRQQLYGIQ, from the exons AT GCTCAATGTTGAAGACCACGTTTCTCTAACAAAAGTGCTTGTTACAGAAGCATGGAAAAGATTAGAAAG GCTTAGCTTGCCTTGTCTGTCTAAATTCGCTCTGTGCTTATACAAGCAGCACAGGCACCTCAGTCCCATAATTGGCCAAGTAGCTCATATTGTGGACATGAAACTGGATTCTATACAGGATATAAG gATCTTGTCAGTGTTGATGATCAGCATATCTGAAGTTATCACAGAGAGTTTTCGAGATCGATTACTACACAAGGCTGAACAGCTCTTAGAAGAAGAGCATGAAGTCCACTTGAACTATGCCAGAAGAATACTACAGTTTCTCCAAAATGTTAAACTGAGATATCATCCAGTGCTAGAAAAATGCAACAGGATTTTCCTTAAAAGTGCCTCCCATCTTGATATACACAGTATTAGTCATATTTTTGGACTGTATGAGCAGCTGGGTTTTGGCAGTGCTGAATTTCGCTTGATTGCTAAACAGCTGCTATCTGAAGCTATAGATGAGTATTATGATCCTGAAACATTTgcaaagttatttttttctcttgggcCTTTGGCAGGACCCAAGGTTAGAGAAAG GTTGCTGATAACTGCAGTAAACATGGCAGAGGAATTTAGCAGTCACCAAATATTGATGATACTGAAAACTATGCggaaaatgaaatgcagaaattctCATCTACTCAAAAA GATGGCTTCTGTTCTGCACAGACACTTGGACAGCTATCATGTATTACAGTTGGTAAAGTTAACCCAGTACTTGGTGGTGTTGCATTGCCAGGATGTGGAGCTGTTTGCCAAACTAAAAATGTTACTACTAGG TTATTTAAAATCTAGTGTGATACCTGCTGATACTGCAGCTGTAATTCGTGTTCTGGCCATGCTTCCTTCTTTCCAAGTGGAGGAAATTATTataaacaaagcagcagcagttttgcCTCAATGCAGACTGCATCATTTGAATTGCATTGCTACAGCTCTTGTCAAGTGGAATCATCATGGCCAGTTTCACTGGCAAAACAGCTCTGAGCTATGTGCCAAGCTTCTGCAAAAACTCAATGACTGTGCATTTCAGAGGCTTCAGAAAGCCAACAGCTTAAATCTTCTGCTGGAAGAGCTTCCATATGTGAATGGAGAGTGGTTTGAAGAAGTCCTGAATGAGGAAACTCTGGCCATGTGTCAGCACTTGATAGATCAAATAACATGGGCTAATGTTTTACCCCTGTGTTTTTTTCTCATCAAATCAGAGCACCGTTGTCCTGCATTATTTGACAGAATAGCATCTGTGACTGTTGAAAACATAGACAAG attctcACCACTGAAATCTATtttattctcttccttttctctgctttgaatTATGACCCTCCTGACAATGAAGAATTCTTTAAGAGTTGTATCCAATATCTTACTTCTAACTTGA GTCATCTTGAAAATTATCACTTGGTGCTGCTTGGTCATGTTTTGGCAATGGCTGGGTATTTTCCTCCAGTTCTGATAACGACCATATTTAATGTTTCTTTCCTAAGCAAACTGGATGCTCAACTTAAAG tCCTGCCTGATATGGTGAAGCAGAGGGTCCACTCGAGCCTCATGAAATTGAACAGAGCAGTCTGTCTGGAATGCCCAGAGTTTCACATCCCTTGGTTTCATGAGCCATACTGCCAACGTGTCTTTCATAACA GCATGAGCCAAATAAATCCACAGCAACAGCACATTCACAGAATGCTGACAGAGATCTTAGGAGGGAGCCATTACTCAAGAGTATCTGTTCTCACACCGTACTACTATGAAATAG ATTTTGAGTGTGTCCTGGATGTAAATAAAAAGCCTCTTTCCTATATGGCTCAGAATATAGCTTTGGGTGGTGTGGGGGAAATACCCTTGAGACATGACTTCAAGGATGAATGGAGAAAGGCTCTCCCACCAGGAGCTCAAAG AATTGCTTTGGAATTTCTTGATTCAAAAGCTTTTAGCAAAGATTATTCACGTCATCTGAAAGGAGAACCTGCAGTGAAAAAGCGACACCTGGAAATGCTGGGGTACCGAGTCGTTCAG ATTCCTCACTTCGAATGGAATTCCATGGTTCTGTCAACAAAAAGTGAACAGCTGGAATACCTGAGACAGCAGCTGTATGGAATACAGTGA